One window of Trinickia caryophylli genomic DNA carries:
- a CDS encoding protein-glutamate methylesterase/protein-glutamine glutaminase, translated as MSRIRVLIVDDSAVVRQVVSGMLEAAGIEVMDAVADPIVAMSRLAGGWPDVILLDVEMPRMDGITFLKKIMAERPTPVVICSTLTEKGARTTVDALAAGAVSVVAKPRLGLKQFLVDSADELSATIRAAARANASRLVRRQPAAVPVPKHTADVVLPPMAVPAHTAGAALAQTTERIVAIGTSTGGTQALEVVLTALPRVSPGIVVVQHMPEKFTAAFAERLDKLCEIEVREARPGDRVMPGRALIAPGGKHMTVRRNGAQYFVDVIDGPLVNRHRPSVDVLFRSVARCAGRNALGVIMTGMGDDGAAGLAEMHTAGARTIAQDEESCVVFGMPREAIKRGGVDKVMPLAAISHDIALVHAHGA; from the coding sequence ATGAGCCGCATCCGCGTATTGATCGTCGACGATTCGGCCGTCGTGAGGCAGGTCGTCTCGGGCATGCTGGAGGCGGCCGGCATCGAGGTCATGGATGCCGTAGCGGATCCGATCGTCGCGATGAGCCGCCTTGCCGGCGGCTGGCCCGACGTCATTCTGCTCGACGTCGAAATGCCGCGTATGGATGGCATCACGTTCCTCAAGAAGATCATGGCGGAGCGGCCGACGCCCGTCGTGATCTGCTCGACGCTGACGGAGAAGGGCGCACGCACGACGGTGGACGCGCTCGCGGCCGGTGCGGTGTCGGTCGTGGCCAAGCCGCGGCTTGGCCTCAAGCAGTTTCTGGTGGACTCGGCCGACGAATTGAGCGCGACGATTCGCGCCGCCGCACGGGCGAATGCGAGCCGCCTCGTGCGGCGCCAGCCCGCCGCCGTGCCGGTGCCGAAGCACACGGCCGACGTCGTGCTGCCGCCGATGGCCGTCCCGGCGCACACCGCCGGCGCGGCGCTTGCGCAAACGACCGAGCGCATCGTCGCGATCGGTACGTCGACGGGCGGCACGCAGGCGCTGGAAGTCGTATTGACGGCGCTGCCGCGTGTGTCGCCCGGTATCGTCGTCGTCCAGCACATGCCGGAGAAATTCACGGCCGCGTTTGCCGAGCGGCTCGACAAGCTCTGCGAGATCGAAGTGCGCGAAGCGCGCCCGGGCGACCGTGTGATGCCGGGGCGCGCGCTGATTGCACCCGGCGGCAAGCACATGACGGTGCGCCGTAACGGCGCGCAGTACTTCGTGGACGTCATCGACGGTCCGCTCGTCAATCGCCATCGCCCGTCGGTGGACGTGCTGTTTCGCTCGGTCGCGCGCTGCGCGGGGCGCAACGCGCTCGGGGTCATCATGACCGGCATGGGCGACGACGGCGCGGCGGGGCTTGCCGAGATGCACACGGCGGGCGCGCGCACGATCGCACAAGACGAAGAGAGCTGTGTCGTCTTCGGCATGCCGCGCGAGGCGATCAAGCGCGGCGGCGTGGACAAGGTCATGCCGCTCGCGGCGATCAGTCACGACATCGCACTCGTTCATGCGCATGGCGCGTGA
- the ospF gene encoding type III secretion system effector phosphothreonine lyase: MVREAARGWAVPPRANRLKEHMLPRPLARLDLSFLQRPAQAAVPSPSTELRSGEATLRMAMSRMPPVEFARASATPAYSTLARLEWGNESNGFTLTTDPIDVFIHASRRNGSADGQFAGDKFHLSVEPGSMNAAWDAISPLLLSADSPFDKWKITDMTRCPDHARVYRGAQFTLYAKTDTDTHYTAEHLKRIQSFVGELESALSNAGVPAGERPASDASSFQWNYASYRNEHRSDRAGSTDQHAQLAQEPFFKLTSGN, translated from the coding sequence ATGGTGCGAGAGGCAGCCCGTGGCTGGGCAGTGCCGCCTCGCGCGAATCGTCTCAAGGAGCACATGTTGCCACGCCCCCTCGCCCGACTCGATCTGAGCTTTCTGCAGCGCCCTGCACAAGCCGCCGTGCCTTCTCCATCTACCGAGCTGCGCAGTGGCGAAGCGACGCTACGGATGGCCATGTCGCGAATGCCGCCTGTCGAGTTTGCGCGCGCGAGCGCCACGCCCGCGTATTCGACGTTGGCTCGACTCGAATGGGGAAACGAAAGCAATGGCTTCACGCTGACCACGGATCCAATCGACGTCTTCATCCATGCGTCACGCCGCAACGGCTCCGCCGACGGCCAGTTCGCCGGCGATAAATTCCATCTGAGCGTCGAACCCGGCAGCATGAACGCGGCATGGGATGCAATTTCGCCCCTGCTCTTGTCGGCGGACAGCCCGTTCGACAAATGGAAAATAACCGACATGACCCGGTGCCCCGACCACGCGCGCGTGTACCGAGGGGCCCAGTTCACCCTCTACGCCAAAACCGACACCGATACCCATTACACGGCTGAGCATCTGAAACGTATACAGTCATTCGTCGGGGAGTTGGAATCCGCATTATCGAATGCGGGTGTACCTGCGGGCGAGCGCCCGGCATCGGATGCCTCGTCGTTCCAGTGGAATTATGCGTCCTATCGCAACGAGCATCGCAGCGACCGCGCGGGATCGACCGACCAACACGCACAGCTCGCGCAGGAACCGTTTTTCAAGCTGACGAGCGGAAACTGA
- the iolB gene encoding 5-deoxy-glucuronate isomerase, which produces MSLLVKAQREGMTIARVTPESAGWRHVGFAAYRLAQGDIANVHETAREVCIVVLSGAVSIDAGNERFTSIGSRDSVFEDAAPYALYLPPDVRATVRAERAAEIGIASAPGEGRYGMRLIEPSQMKRSVRGKGLNTRYVCDILPQTEPAESLLVVEVRTPGGHSSSYPPHKHDADNIPLESALEETYYHRLNPPQGFAFQRVYTDARDLDESMAVEDHDVVMVPRGYHPVVVPYGYDSYYLNVMAGPQRVWHFKNDPAHDWIMQRDAG; this is translated from the coding sequence ATGAGCCTGCTCGTGAAAGCCCAGCGCGAGGGTATGACGATCGCCCGAGTGACACCCGAATCGGCGGGCTGGCGCCATGTCGGCTTCGCCGCCTACCGCCTCGCCCAAGGGGACATCGCGAACGTGCATGAAACGGCGCGCGAGGTCTGCATCGTGGTGCTCTCGGGCGCCGTGTCGATCGACGCGGGGAACGAGCGCTTCACGAGTATCGGCTCGCGCGACAGCGTGTTCGAGGACGCCGCGCCCTATGCGCTCTATCTGCCGCCCGACGTTCGCGCCACCGTACGCGCCGAGCGGGCAGCCGAAATCGGCATCGCGAGCGCGCCGGGCGAGGGACGCTACGGCATGCGGCTCATCGAGCCCTCGCAGATGAAACGCTCCGTGCGCGGCAAGGGACTCAATACCCGTTACGTCTGCGACATCCTCCCGCAGACAGAGCCGGCCGAGTCGCTGCTCGTCGTGGAGGTCAGAACGCCGGGCGGACATTCGTCGAGCTATCCGCCGCACAAGCACGATGCGGACAACATTCCGCTCGAAAGCGCACTGGAGGAAACGTATTACCACCGTCTGAACCCGCCGCAGGGTTTCGCGTTTCAGCGCGTCTATACCGATGCGCGCGATCTCGACGAATCGATGGCCGTGGAAGACCACGACGTCGTGATGGTGCCGCGCGGCTACCATCCGGTCGTGGTGCCTTACGGCTACGACTCGTACTATCTGAACGTGATGGCGGGACCACAGCGCGTCTGGCATTTCAAGAACGATCCGGCGCACGACTGGATCATGCAGCGCGATGCCGGGTGA
- the iolE gene encoding myo-inosose-2 dehydratase: MTAFEVRIGINPLSWMNDDLPSLGGETPLEVALTEGRQIGYQGFELGNKFPREPEALKALLAKYDLALVSGWYSGRLAERSAEEEIDAVGPHLELLAKNGATAMVYGEVSGTIQGSPAPLFQRPRFFTDAQWDRYAERLDRFARYTLSHGVRVAYHHHMGAYVETPADVDALMQRTSDAVGLLLDTGHITFAGGEPLSLIDKYGPRICHVHCKDVRPAVVKLARNRDWSFLEAVINGAFTVPGDGAVDFAAVIDRLKRIGYRGWLVVEAEQDPVVAPSYAYAEKGYRTLRALADAPFPASAQIKEVA; the protein is encoded by the coding sequence ATGACTGCTTTCGAAGTCCGCATCGGCATCAACCCGCTGTCGTGGATGAACGATGACCTGCCCTCGCTGGGCGGAGAAACGCCGCTCGAGGTCGCGTTGACCGAGGGACGGCAGATCGGCTACCAGGGGTTCGAACTCGGCAACAAGTTTCCGCGCGAGCCGGAGGCGCTCAAGGCGCTGCTCGCGAAGTACGATCTCGCGCTCGTATCCGGCTGGTACTCCGGCCGCCTGGCCGAGCGCAGCGCCGAGGAGGAGATCGACGCCGTGGGTCCGCACCTCGAGCTGCTGGCAAAAAATGGGGCGACGGCGATGGTCTACGGCGAGGTCTCGGGAACGATCCAGGGTTCGCCCGCGCCGCTCTTTCAACGTCCGCGCTTTTTCACCGACGCGCAGTGGGACCGCTACGCCGAGCGCCTGGACCGCTTCGCGCGCTACACGCTCTCGCACGGCGTGCGCGTTGCCTACCACCATCATATGGGCGCCTATGTCGAAACGCCGGCCGACGTCGATGCGCTCATGCAGCGCACGAGCGACGCCGTGGGTCTGCTGCTCGACACGGGCCATATCACGTTCGCGGGCGGCGAGCCGCTTTCGCTCATCGACAAATACGGGCCGCGCATTTGCCACGTTCATTGCAAGGACGTCCGGCCCGCCGTCGTCAAGCTTGCCCGCAATCGCGACTGGAGCTTCCTCGAGGCCGTCATCAACGGCGCATTCACGGTTCCGGGCGACGGCGCGGTGGATTTCGCCGCCGTCATCGACCGCCTCAAGCGGATTGGCTATCGCGGCTGGCTCGTCGTGGAGGCGGAGCAGGATCCCGTCGTCGCGCCGAGCTATGCCTACGCCGAAAAGGGCTACCGCACGCTGCGCGCGCTGGCCGACGCGCCGTTTCCCGCATCGGCGCAGATCAAGGAGGTGGCGTAA
- the iolD gene encoding 3D-(3,5/4)-trihydroxycyclohexane-1,2-dione acylhydrolase (decyclizing), with amino-acid sequence MNAPDTDPIARQGAAQTVRLTAAQALVRYLAAQRVVLETDDGRAETVPLFGGVFAIFGHGNVAGIGEALYHHRDELPTYRAHNEQAMALAAIAYAKAHFRRRMMAVTTSIGPGATNLVTAAALAHVNRLPVLLLPGDIFVSRAPDPVLQQVEDFHDGGVSANDTLKPVSRYFDRIMHPAQLLTALPRAMRVLTDAAVCGPVTLAMPQDVQAMAYDFPAAFFAPRVVTFHAPSPSPTELDAALARLQQAKRPMIVAGGGVLYSHGAASALRAFAERHGIPVGETQAGKGALPWDHPLNVGAVGVTGATAANALAHEADCVIAVGTRLQDFTTGSNTLFTQADIVCLNANMFDGIKQSATPVVADACAALEALTACLGEWRASDTWAERARALAVDWREIVRQRTHAPQTDKLPYDADVIGAIQRSAARSPEDDIVVCAAGTLPAELHKLWRAGRPGAYHVEYGYSCMGYEIAGGLGAKLARPGREVIVVVGDGSYLMMNSEIATSVMLGAKLIVVVLDNRGYGCINRLQQACGGAPFNNLLDDCLQGPHGAPPVDFAAHARALGAAAEHVANVAGLEAALARAREADRTSVLVIDTDPARTTDDGGWWWEVAVPAVSAREAVRAARTNYEAQLAAREQR; translated from the coding sequence ATGAATGCACCCGATACCGATCCGATCGCGCGGCAAGGCGCCGCGCAAACGGTGCGCCTCACGGCCGCGCAGGCACTCGTGCGCTATCTCGCGGCGCAGCGTGTCGTGCTCGAGACCGACGACGGGCGCGCGGAAACAGTGCCGCTTTTCGGCGGGGTTTTCGCGATCTTCGGGCACGGCAACGTCGCCGGCATCGGCGAAGCGCTCTATCACCATCGCGACGAGCTGCCGACCTACCGCGCGCACAACGAGCAGGCGATGGCGCTCGCGGCGATCGCCTACGCCAAGGCGCACTTCCGTCGCCGCATGATGGCCGTCACGACGTCGATCGGCCCGGGAGCCACGAACCTCGTCACGGCCGCCGCGCTCGCGCACGTGAACCGGCTGCCCGTGCTGCTGCTGCCGGGCGACATCTTCGTCTCGCGCGCGCCCGATCCCGTCTTGCAGCAGGTCGAGGACTTCCATGACGGCGGTGTATCGGCCAACGACACGTTGAAGCCGGTATCGCGCTATTTCGATCGCATCATGCACCCCGCGCAGTTGCTCACGGCGCTGCCGCGCGCGATGCGCGTGCTGACCGATGCCGCGGTGTGCGGCCCGGTCACGCTTGCGATGCCGCAAGACGTTCAGGCGATGGCCTACGATTTCCCGGCCGCGTTCTTCGCACCGCGCGTCGTCACGTTCCATGCGCCGTCGCCGAGCCCGACCGAGCTCGACGCCGCCCTCGCCCGCCTGCAGCAGGCGAAACGCCCGATGATCGTCGCCGGCGGCGGCGTGCTCTACAGCCACGGCGCCGCGAGTGCGCTGCGCGCGTTCGCCGAGCGGCACGGCATTCCCGTCGGCGAAACGCAGGCCGGCAAGGGCGCGCTGCCGTGGGATCACCCGCTGAACGTCGGCGCGGTCGGTGTGACGGGCGCCACGGCCGCGAACGCCCTTGCGCACGAGGCAGACTGCGTCATCGCCGTCGGCACCCGGCTGCAGGACTTCACCACGGGCTCGAATACGCTCTTCACGCAGGCCGACATCGTCTGCCTGAACGCCAACATGTTCGATGGGATCAAGCAAAGCGCCACGCCGGTAGTAGCCGACGCCTGCGCCGCACTCGAAGCCTTGACGGCATGTCTCGGCGAATGGCGCGCGAGCGATACGTGGGCGGAGCGCGCGCGCGCGCTCGCCGTCGACTGGCGCGAGATCGTCAGACAGCGCACACACGCGCCGCAAACAGACAAGCTGCCCTATGACGCGGATGTGATCGGTGCGATCCAGCGCTCGGCCGCGCGCTCGCCCGAGGACGACATCGTCGTGTGCGCGGCGGGCACGCTGCCGGCCGAGTTGCACAAGCTCTGGCGTGCAGGCCGCCCGGGCGCCTACCACGTCGAGTACGGCTACTCGTGCATGGGCTACGAGATTGCGGGCGGGCTCGGCGCGAAACTGGCCCGGCCCGGGCGCGAAGTGATCGTCGTGGTGGGCGACGGCAGCTATCTGATGATGAACAGCGAGATCGCGACATCGGTCATGCTCGGCGCGAAGCTCATCGTCGTCGTGCTCGACAACCGCGGCTATGGCTGCATCAACCGGCTGCAGCAGGCTTGCGGCGGCGCACCGTTCAACAACCTGCTCGACGATTGCCTGCAAGGCCCGCACGGCGCTCCGCCGGTCGACTTCGCTGCCCATGCGCGCGCGCTCGGCGCCGCGGCCGAGCATGTCGCGAACGTGGCCGGGCTGGAGGCGGCGCTCGCGCGTGCCCGCGAGGCCGACCGCACTTCGGTGCTCGTGATCGACACCGACCCGGCGCGCACGACCGACGACGGCGGCTGGTGGTGGGAAGTGGCCGTGCCGGCAGTGTCGGCGCGCGAAGCCGTGCGCGCGGCGCGCACAAACTACGAGGCGCAGCTCGCTGCTCGCGAGCAGCGTTGA
- a CDS encoding bifunctional 5-dehydro-2-deoxygluconokinase/5-dehydro-2-deoxyphosphogluconate aldolase, giving the protein MAATQDIPDATAASESRFAPGRARDVICLGRLAVDLYAEQIGARLEDVASFAKYLGGSSANIAFGCARLGLASAMLSRVGNDHMGRFLTETLAREGCDVSHTRTDMERLTALVLLGIKDRDTFPLIFYRENCADMALDESDFDEAFIASSKALLITGTHFSTERVNRASRRALDYARRNRVRTVLDIDYRPVLWGLTGKADGETRFVADENVTAHLQGILPHFDLVIGTEEEFRIAGGKHELVDALKMVRTVTSATLVVKRGPLGCTIVEGAVPADIDDAPTHGGTQVEVLNVLGAGDAFASGFLSEWLRDAPLERCASTANICGALVVSRHGCAPAMPTPAELDYFRAAAARDPIRMRRPDRDAELARLHRVSVKRQAREEVLGFAFDHRNQFFELAQQTGANEARISELKQRFVEAVAQTETALGLEGRIAVLIDDRYGQDALNAATGRGWWIGRPVELPGSMPLVFDHGRSIGTTLASWPREHVVKCLVQYHPDETIEVRIEQEAQLRALYDAVQASGHELLLEVIPPKRPSLPDAPDTVFRALKRLYNLGIRPEWWKLAPLPAQQWRAIDALIAERDPYCRGVVLLGLAAGVEELCAGFVAAAASATCRGFTVGRTIFHEASHAWLAGEIGDAELIASVRGKFETLIAAWRAARANTRSPASARREAA; this is encoded by the coding sequence ATGGCTGCCACTCAAGATATCCCCGACGCAACCGCTGCCTCCGAGAGCCGCTTCGCGCCCGGCCGCGCGCGCGACGTCATCTGTCTCGGCCGGCTGGCTGTCGATCTCTACGCCGAGCAGATCGGCGCCCGGCTCGAAGACGTCGCGAGTTTCGCCAAATATCTCGGCGGCTCCTCGGCCAACATCGCATTCGGCTGCGCGCGCCTCGGGCTCGCCTCGGCCATGCTCTCGCGCGTCGGCAACGACCATATGGGCCGCTTTCTCACCGAAACGCTCGCGCGCGAAGGCTGCGACGTGAGTCACACGCGCACGGACATGGAGCGACTGACCGCGCTCGTCTTGCTCGGAATCAAGGACCGCGATACGTTTCCGCTCATCTTCTATCGCGAGAACTGCGCCGACATGGCGCTCGACGAAAGCGACTTCGACGAGGCGTTCATCGCCTCGAGCAAAGCGCTGCTGATCACCGGCACCCACTTTTCGACCGAGCGCGTCAACCGCGCGAGCCGTCGCGCGCTCGACTACGCGCGCCGCAATCGGGTGCGCACGGTGCTCGACATCGACTATCGTCCCGTGCTCTGGGGTCTGACCGGCAAGGCCGACGGCGAGACGCGCTTCGTTGCCGACGAAAACGTCACGGCCCATCTGCAGGGTATCCTGCCGCACTTCGACCTCGTGATCGGCACCGAGGAAGAATTCCGCATCGCCGGCGGCAAGCACGAGCTCGTCGATGCGCTCAAGATGGTTCGCACCGTGACGAGCGCCACGCTCGTCGTCAAGCGCGGGCCGCTCGGCTGCACGATCGTCGAAGGCGCCGTGCCGGCCGATATCGACGACGCGCCGACCCACGGCGGCACGCAGGTGGAAGTGCTCAACGTGCTCGGCGCGGGCGACGCGTTTGCCTCCGGGTTCCTCTCCGAATGGCTGCGCGACGCGCCCCTCGAACGCTGCGCGAGCACCGCCAACATCTGCGGCGCGCTCGTCGTTTCGCGCCACGGCTGCGCGCCCGCCATGCCAACGCCCGCCGAGCTCGACTACTTCCGCGCCGCCGCCGCGCGCGATCCCATCCGGATGCGACGCCCCGACCGCGACGCCGAACTGGCACGTCTGCACCGCGTGAGCGTCAAGCGTCAGGCTCGCGAGGAAGTGCTCGGCTTCGCGTTCGACCATCGCAATCAGTTCTTCGAACTCGCTCAGCAAACGGGCGCGAACGAGGCACGGATCTCCGAGCTCAAGCAGCGCTTCGTCGAGGCCGTCGCACAGACGGAAACCGCGCTCGGCCTCGAAGGCCGTATCGCCGTGCTCATCGACGATCGCTATGGCCAGGATGCGTTGAACGCGGCCACGGGCCGCGGCTGGTGGATCGGCCGGCCGGTGGAACTGCCGGGCTCGATGCCGCTCGTATTCGACCACGGCCGCTCGATCGGCACGACGCTCGCGAGCTGGCCGCGCGAGCACGTCGTCAAATGCCTCGTGCAATACCATCCCGACGAAACCATCGAAGTGCGCATCGAGCAGGAAGCGCAACTGCGCGCGCTTTACGATGCCGTGCAGGCCAGCGGCCACGAACTGCTGCTCGAGGTGATTCCGCCGAAACGACCGAGCCTGCCCGATGCACCCGACACCGTGTTTCGCGCGCTCAAGCGGCTCTACAACCTCGGCATTCGACCGGAGTGGTGGAAGCTCGCGCCGTTGCCGGCACAGCAATGGCGGGCGATCGATGCGCTCATCGCCGAGCGCGATCCCTATTGCCGTGGCGTGGTGCTTCTGGGCCTTGCGGCCGGCGTCGAGGAACTCTGCGCCGGATTCGTTGCGGCCGCCGCATCGGCCACCTGCCGGGGCTTCACCGTCGGCCGGACGATCTTCCACGAAGCAAGCCACGCCTGGCTCGCCGGGGAGATCGGCGACGCCGAACTCATCGCGAGCGTGCGCGGCAAGTTCGAAACGCTGATCGCCGCATGGCGAGCGGCGCGCGCCAACACGCGCTCCCCGGCGAGCGCGCGACGGGAGGCAGCGTGA
- a CDS encoding ATP-binding cassette domain-containing protein yields MANNERQAERGGDDIILALENVSRYFGNVIALKDVTLELRRGEVHCLLGDNGAGKSTLIKTLAGVHAPSEGIYRVDGNPVHFSSPKDALDLGIATVYQDLALVPLLSVARNFFMGREPQKKLFGLVNVMDVEAAATIARDKLAEMGINVRDANQPIGTMSGGERQCLAIARAIHFGARVLILDEPTAALGVKQSFNVLKLIHKARERGISVIFITHNVHHAYPIGDSFTLLNRGRSMGTFTKETISKEAVLDMMAGGAEMQKMIAELDGATI; encoded by the coding sequence ATGGCCAACAACGAACGTCAGGCAGAGCGCGGCGGCGACGACATCATCCTCGCGCTCGAGAACGTGAGCCGCTACTTCGGCAACGTGATCGCGCTGAAGGACGTCACGCTCGAGCTGCGGCGCGGCGAGGTCCATTGCCTGCTCGGCGACAACGGCGCCGGCAAGTCCACGCTCATCAAGACGCTCGCCGGCGTGCACGCGCCAAGCGAAGGCATCTACCGCGTGGACGGCAACCCCGTGCACTTCAGCTCCCCGAAAGACGCGCTCGATCTCGGTATCGCCACGGTCTATCAGGACCTCGCGCTCGTGCCGCTGCTCTCGGTCGCGCGCAACTTCTTCATGGGCCGGGAGCCGCAAAAGAAACTCTTCGGCCTGGTGAACGTCATGGACGTCGAGGCCGCCGCCACGATCGCGCGCGACAAGCTCGCCGAAATGGGCATCAACGTGCGCGACGCGAATCAGCCGATCGGCACGATGTCGGGCGGCGAGCGGCAATGTCTCGCGATCGCGCGCGCGATTCATTTCGGCGCGCGCGTGCTGATTCTCGACGAACCCACGGCCGCCCTCGGCGTCAAGCAGAGCTTCAACGTACTCAAGCTCATTCATAAAGCGCGCGAGCGCGGCATCTCCGTCATCTTCATCACGCACAACGTGCATCACGCCTACCCGATCGGCGATTCGTTCACCCTGCTCAACCGAGGACGCTCGATGGGCACGTTCACGAAAGAGACGATCAGCAAGGAAGCCGTACTCGACATGATGGCGGGCGGCGCCGAGATGCAAAAGATGATCGCGGAGCTCGACGGAGCCACGATCTGA
- a CDS encoding ABC transporter permease, translating to MGVVDHFHGNLPKSEQSGAAASAAPGASNASDERLRRESWLKHLLNRPEFAALAGTVMVFIVFAIGAGGSGMFNLDGIMNWSQVAAYLGILAVGACLLMIAGEFDLSIGSMIGFAGMMVALPTMYFHWPIELAIVFAFAGSMALGALNGYLVMRTRLPSFIVTLAFLFILRGLTLALSVMFADRTIISGVGDVAAQSPLAHALFQGVAFHDAFRWLARIGIVKLLDNGEPLVPGVPKVIVWWFALAAIGAFTLAKTRFGNWIFAVGGDANAAKNVGVPVRRVKIRLFVFTAFCSCLFAVLQVCDIGSAAADRGLQKEFEAIIAAVIGGTLLTGGYGSVVGASFGALIFGVVQIGISYTNIDSDWFRVFLGLMLLFAVLFNHYVRTRVATSR from the coding sequence ATGGGCGTCGTCGATCATTTCCATGGCAACCTGCCGAAATCCGAGCAGTCGGGCGCGGCGGCGAGCGCCGCACCGGGCGCGAGCAACGCGTCCGACGAGCGCCTGCGGCGCGAATCGTGGCTCAAGCATCTGCTGAACCGCCCCGAATTCGCCGCGCTCGCGGGCACCGTCATGGTGTTTATCGTATTCGCGATCGGGGCCGGCGGCTCCGGCATGTTCAACCTCGACGGCATCATGAACTGGTCGCAGGTGGCCGCCTATCTCGGCATTCTCGCCGTCGGCGCCTGCCTGCTCATGATCGCGGGCGAGTTCGATCTTTCCATCGGCTCGATGATCGGATTCGCCGGCATGATGGTCGCGCTGCCGACCATGTACTTCCACTGGCCGATCGAGCTTGCGATCGTCTTCGCCTTCGCGGGCTCGATGGCGCTCGGCGCCCTCAACGGCTACCTCGTCATGCGCACGCGGCTGCCCTCGTTCATCGTCACGCTGGCCTTCCTCTTCATTCTGCGCGGCCTCACGCTCGCGCTCTCGGTGATGTTCGCCGACCGCACGATCATTTCGGGCGTGGGCGACGTCGCGGCCCAAAGCCCCCTCGCGCACGCGCTCTTTCAGGGCGTGGCGTTCCATGACGCCTTCCGCTGGCTTGCGCGCATCGGCATCGTCAAGCTGCTCGACAACGGCGAGCCCCTCGTGCCGGGCGTGCCGAAAGTCATCGTCTGGTGGTTCGCGCTCGCGGCGATCGGCGCCTTCACGCTCGCGAAGACACGCTTCGGCAACTGGATCTTCGCCGTCGGCGGCGATGCCAACGCCGCCAAAAACGTCGGCGTGCCCGTGCGGCGCGTGAAGATCCGCCTCTTCGTATTCACCGCCTTCTGCTCGTGTCTGTTCGCCGTGCTGCAAGTCTGCGACATCGGCTCGGCCGCGGCCGACCGCGGCCTGCAAAAAGAGTTCGAGGCGATCATCGCAGCCGTCATCGGCGGCACGCTGCTCACGGGCGGCTACGGCTCCGTCGTCGGCGCCTCGTTCGGCGCGCTCATCTTCGGCGTCGTGCAGATCGGCATCAGCTATACGAACATCGACTCGGACTGGTTCCGCGTGTTCCTCGGCCTCATGCTGCTCTTCGCCGTACTGTTCAACCACTACGTGCGCACGCGCGTCGCGACGTCGCGCTGA
- a CDS encoding sugar ABC transporter substrate-binding protein → MRQGNLKAVLKKAALKKLAATLASGFAFAFAPLAVPSAHAADAKFVLISHAPDSDSWWNTIKNAIKQADEDFNVQTDYRNPPNGDLSDMSRLIEQAAARNYDGVIATIADYDVLKGSLKKVTDKHIPLVTINSGTEQQSKDLGAVMHIGQPEYAAGKAAGMKAKAAGIKSFLCVNHYATNPASFERCRGFAEALGVNFKTSTLDAGQDPTGIQTKVSAYLRNHPDTGAVLALGPDSASPTIKALKQMGLAGKIWFATFDFSQDIAAAIKDGTIQFAIDQQPYLQGYIPVAVLAIVKKEHVTDPAKIEKILQANEKFKARLAEYGLQPVYDPATIRSGPGFITKENLDKVVKYAGQYR, encoded by the coding sequence ATGAGACAAGGCAACCTCAAGGCCGTGTTGAAAAAGGCCGCGTTGAAAAAGCTCGCGGCAACGCTCGCTTCGGGATTCGCGTTCGCGTTCGCACCGCTCGCCGTACCGAGCGCGCATGCCGCCGATGCGAAGTTCGTACTGATCAGCCACGCGCCGGATTCCGATTCGTGGTGGAACACGATCAAGAACGCGATCAAGCAGGCGGACGAGGATTTCAACGTTCAGACCGACTACCGCAACCCGCCGAACGGCGACTTGTCCGACATGTCGCGTCTCATCGAGCAGGCGGCCGCGCGCAACTATGACGGCGTGATCGCGACGATCGCCGACTACGACGTGCTCAAGGGCTCGCTCAAAAAAGTCACCGACAAGCACATCCCGCTCGTGACGATCAACTCCGGCACCGAGCAACAGAGCAAGGACCTCGGCGCGGTCATGCACATCGGCCAGCCCGAATACGCCGCGGGCAAGGCTGCCGGCATGAAGGCGAAGGCCGCCGGCATCAAGTCGTTCCTCTGCGTGAACCACTACGCGACGAATCCGGCCTCGTTCGAGCGCTGCCGCGGTTTTGCCGAGGCGCTCGGGGTGAACTTCAAGACCTCGACGCTCGACGCCGGACAGGATCCGACCGGCATCCAGACGAAGGTGAGCGCATACCTGCGCAACCACCCTGACACGGGTGCCGTGCTCGCGCTCGGCCCCGATTCGGCCTCGCCGACGATCAAGGCGCTCAAGCAGATGGGACTTGCCGGCAAGATCTGGTTTGCGACGTTCGACTTCTCGCAGGACATCGCGGCCGCGATCAAGGACGGCACGATCCAGTTCGCGATCGATCAGCAGCCGTACCTGCAGGGCTACATCCCGGTGGCCGTGCTCGCCATCGTCAAGAAGGAGCATGTGACCGATCCGGCGAAGATCGAGAAGATCCTGCAGGCCAACGAGAAGTTCAAGGCCCGCCTGGCCGAGTACGGACTGCAACCGGTCTACGACCCCGCGACGATCCGCTCGGGCCCCGGCTTCATCACGAAGGAAAACCTCGACAAAGTCGTCAAGTACGCGGGCCAGTACCGCTGA